Proteins from a single region of Xiphias gladius isolate SHS-SW01 ecotype Sanya breed wild chromosome 2, ASM1685928v1, whole genome shotgun sequence:
- the cwf19l1 gene encoding CWF19-like protein 1 — protein sequence MGEQPVRVLACGDVEGRLNALFNRVQTIQKKTGQFDLLLCVGEFFGTTPEAEAEWQQYRTGARKVPIHTYILGAASQETAKNFPGADGCELAENVTYLGRRGVFTGVSGLQIAYVSGREAPQEPAPAHCFTAKDLSALVAPLTSSSRFRGVDILLTSQWPRGVWHYANNPEVNTKFCGSGSVANLADKLRPRYHFAALEGAHYERLPYRNHVVLQENAQHVSRFIALATVNNPAKKKYLYAFNIIPMKTMDPSELVKQPQDVTENPYRRSTKDKTDEPKTGFSTAEEEEPAHQFFFDLSRKQGGAPRGRGRRRHPDGDGRGRDQQHDGDRLDQGQPKKLRRHPQPTGPCWFCLASPQVEKHLVISIGTHCYLALAKGGLTPHHVLILPIGHYQSVVELSSEVVEEMEKYKSALRSFYRSKGARCVLFERNYRSQHLQLQVVPVPLDRCTTEDIKEAFTVQAQEQQMELMEIPQHTELKQIAPPGTPYFYVELDSGEKLFYRIQKHFPLQFGREVLASEAVLNIPTRADWKECKQSREEEEESCRQLRDDFQPHDFAWDD from the exons CTTGGCATGCGGGGACGTTGAGGGCAGGCTGAACGCTCTTTTCAACCGAGTCCAGACCATCCAGAAGAAGACCGGACAGTTTGAT CTGCTGCTGTGCGTCGGAGAGTTTTTCGGAACGACGCCGGAGGCCGAGGCGGAGTGGCAGCAGTACAGAACCGGAGCCAGGAAAG TTCCCATCCACACCTACATCCTGGGAGCAGCGAGCCAGGAGACGGCGAAGAACTTCCCCGGCGCTGACGGCTGCGAGCTGGCTGAGAACGTCACGTATCTGG GTCGGCGAGGTGTGTTCACGGGCGTGTCGGGGCTGCAGATAGCCTACGTCAGCGGCCGGGAGGCCCCGCAGGAGCCGGCCCCGGCTCACTGCTTCACGGCCAAGGATCTGTCGGCGCTCGTGGCTCCGCTGACCAGCAGCTCCAGGTTCAGGGGGGTCGACATCCTGCTGACGTCGCAGTGGCCCCGAGGAGTGTGGCACTACGCAAACAACCCG GAAGTGAACACCAAGTTCTGTGGAAGCGGCTCCGTCGCCAACCTGGCAGACAAGCTGAGACCACGATACCACTTTGCTGCACTAGAGGGCGCTCACTACGAGAGACTCCCATACAG AAATCACGTCGTCCTCCAGGAAAACGCTCAGCACGTCAGCCGCTTCATCGCCCTGGCGACCGTCAACAACCCGGCCAAGAAGAAG TATCTTTACGCCTTCAACATAATCCCCATGAAGACCATGGATCCATCAGAGCTGGTGAAGCAGCCGCAGGACGTGACGGAAAACCCCTACAGACGCTCCACGAAGGACAAGACCGACGAGCCGAAGACGGGCTTCAGCACCGCAGAGGAGGAg GAGCCGGCCCATCAGTTCTTCTTCGACCTGAGCAGGAAGCAGGGGGGGGCTCCCCGGGGCCGCGGCAGGAGGAGACACCCGGACGGAGACGGACGGGGACGAGACCAGCAGCATGATGGGGACAGGCTCGATCAGGGACAGCCCAAGAAGCTGCGCCGGCACC CTCAGCCCACCGGTCCCTGCTGGTTCTGTTTGGCCAGTCCTCAGGTGGAGAAACACCTCGTCATCAGCATAGGAACACAC TGTTACCTGGCTCTGGCTAAAGGCGGACTGACGCCGCACCACGTGCTGATCCTCCCCATCGGTCACTACCAGTCGGTGGTGGAGCTGAGCtcggaggtggtggaggagatggagaagtACAAGTCGGCCCTGAGGAGCTTCTACAGGAGCAAAGGAGCGCGCTGCGTGCTGTTCGAGAGGAACTACAGGAGCCAGCACCTGCAGCTACAG GTCGTCCCGGTGCCGCTGGATCGCTGCACCACCGAGGACATCAAGGAGGCGTTCACGGTCCAGGCTCAGGAGCAACAGATGGAGCTGATGGAGATTCCTCAACACACCGAGCTCAAGCAG atTGCTCCTCCCGGGACGCCGTACTTCTATGTGGAGTTGGACTCGGGGGAGAAACTCTTCTACCGCATCCAGAAACATTTTCCCCTGCAGTTTGGAAG GGAGGTCCTGGCCAGCGAGGCGGTGCTGAACATCCCCACCCGAGCCGACTGGAAGGAGTGCAAACAGAgccgggaggaggaggaggagagctgccGACAGCTGAGGGACGACTTCCAGCCGCACGACTTTGCCTGGGACGACTAA